In bacterium, a single genomic region encodes these proteins:
- a CDS encoding AAA family ATPase: MATAEQLKSLIRSHLSGDGERFFMTALQVAAHEALQGHGGLANDIRDIIDKARKEPKPIVKLYRQDLKGLVLSEEPDTPKSALVVPEELCVRIDRIIHEYRQQDKLKSHGLGNRRKALLIGPPGTGKSMTARVLAHELRLELHSIQVDKMVTKFMGETSAKLRQIFDLMLEVPGVYLFDEFDAIGSDRGLDNDVGEMRRVLNAFLQFVEQDRSESLIVAASNSPHLLDDALFRRFDDILYYALPQTKDRQRMIENICGSFLPAPAQWKTLLSVSNGLSHAEITLATKDAIKLTILNDERRVHSDLLISMLKERKASRKAPTKE; this comes from the coding sequence ATGGCCACAGCAGAACAGCTTAAATCACTGATCCGTTCACACCTAAGCGGCGATGGAGAGCGCTTCTTTATGACCGCACTTCAGGTGGCGGCGCATGAGGCGTTACAGGGTCATGGTGGGCTTGCTAACGATATCCGCGATATAATTGACAAGGCGCGTAAGGAGCCCAAGCCGATAGTCAAACTGTATCGGCAGGATCTTAAGGGGCTGGTGCTGTCCGAGGAGCCAGATACGCCGAAGTCTGCGCTTGTGGTGCCGGAGGAACTCTGTGTTCGCATCGACCGCATCATTCACGAATATCGGCAACAGGACAAGTTGAAGAGCCATGGGTTGGGGAACCGCAGAAAGGCGCTCCTGATCGGTCCACCCGGTACAGGGAAGTCCATGACTGCAAGAGTGCTTGCCCACGAACTGCGGCTCGAATTGCACAGCATCCAGGTGGACAAGATGGTGACGAAGTTCATGGGCGAGACATCGGCCAAGCTTCGGCAGATATTTGACCTGATGCTTGAAGTGCCAGGGGTCTATCTGTTCGACGAATTCGATGCGATCGGTAGTGATCGTGGTTTGGATAACGATGTCGGCGAAATGCGCCGAGTGCTTAACGCGTTTCTACAGTTCGTGGAGCAGGATCGGTCGGAGAGTTTGATCGTCGCCGCATCGAATAGCCCACACCTGCTTGATGACGCGCTATTCCGACGGTTTGACGACATCCTCTACTATGCCTTGCCACAGACTAAGGACAGGCAACGGATGATAGAGAACATATGTGGTTCTTTTCTGCCTGCGCCAGCCCAATGGAAGACGCTGTTAAGTGTCAGTAACGGGCTTAGCCATGCGGAGATCACTCTTGCTACAAAGGATGCAATCAAGTTAACGATACTGAATGATGAGCGCCGTGTCCATTCGGACCTGCTGATTAGTATGCTGAAGGAGCGAAAGGCTTCACGCAAAGCACCTACAAAGGAGTAA
- a CDS encoding restriction endonuclease has translation MNTFSIHPLVYSTGTLNSLIKMLEHVWVRQMVSGQGHIYIVSGFGNYNGGVRFYPVFSKHVENGGRVTALFAGSTAQRLTSKQVVEELLRCGAEVQIVNRKRLVHAKCYGCSTPQGSHLVVSSGNFTGPGMSQNVEASIVLDGDFTRGIGFDWNGLLEGVQRQGWQIYTPRLNAMADPGWRLLYDEVVGAPTLEDTDRVSLVITLGHADTIRINAAPGTAAARGTQYFWLSRDCFDFFPPLTITNQRGEKQTFSCIVTVKYPDLDIVDENCRVTFEAENNLDFRLGTGPLRALRAADPGDLAVISRLDERIYDLRILRQGSAGHAGIAPYAVNFIGHRGKRYGFVSNEVIENVLNITLDVTGQRIRQARARRTGE, from the coding sequence ATGAACACATTCTCCATTCACCCGCTTGTTTACAGCACTGGCACGCTTAACAGCCTGATCAAAATGCTGGAACATGTGTGGGTTCGACAGATGGTGTCTGGCCAAGGGCACATCTACATTGTGTCTGGATTTGGTAATTACAATGGCGGAGTGAGGTTCTATCCAGTGTTCTCGAAGCACGTTGAGAATGGCGGTAGAGTGACTGCGCTATTCGCGGGGAGCACTGCACAGCGGCTAACTAGCAAGCAAGTGGTGGAGGAATTACTGCGCTGCGGTGCCGAGGTTCAGATCGTTAACCGGAAGCGTCTGGTGCACGCAAAGTGCTATGGATGTTCAACGCCACAGGGAAGCCATCTGGTAGTAAGCTCCGGAAACTTCACCGGACCAGGAATGTCCCAGAACGTTGAGGCTTCGATAGTTCTAGACGGCGACTTCACAAGAGGGATTGGCTTCGACTGGAACGGGTTGCTTGAAGGTGTACAACGGCAAGGATGGCAGATCTACACACCGCGATTGAATGCTATGGCGGACCCAGGTTGGAGACTCCTCTATGACGAGGTAGTAGGAGCTCCGACTTTGGAAGACACTGACCGAGTGTCGCTCGTGATTACTCTCGGACACGCGGACACGATACGCATTAATGCTGCTCCAGGCACAGCTGCTGCGAGGGGTACGCAATATTTCTGGCTTAGCAGGGACTGCTTTGATTTCTTCCCGCCTCTAACGATTACCAATCAGCGCGGGGAGAAACAGACATTCTCGTGCATCGTGACGGTCAAATATCCGGATCTTGATATTGTTGACGAGAACTGCAGGGTCACTTTCGAAGCCGAGAATAACTTAGATTTTCGCCTTGGTACAGGGCCTCTACGTGCTCTACGCGCTGCAGATCCAGGTGACCTTGCAGTAATCTCGCGGCTGGATGAAAGGATATATGACCTGCGCATTCTTCGTCAGGGCAGTGCTGGGCACGCTGGCATAGCTCCCTACGCCGTGAATTTCATTGGCCATCGAGGTAAGCGGTATGGATTCGTGTCGAATGAAGTCATCGAGAATGTTCTAAACATCACCCTGGATGTTACAGGCCAGAGAATACGACAGGCGCGGGCACGGCGCACGGGCGAGTAA